Proteins from one Daphnia pulicaria isolate SC F1-1A chromosome 3, SC_F0-13Bv2, whole genome shotgun sequence genomic window:
- the LOC124328750 gene encoding homocysteine-responsive endoplasmic reticulum-resident ubiquitin-like domain member 2 protein, whose amino-acid sequence MPPVTLVIKTPSLKLSDVVYSGESTSSVNQLKIYLQNQYPSKPKPEEQRLIYQGKLLRDNEIFQDFLRDLDHEQTHTLHLVYTLKRTPSAENREQVDTTNAGISNVVEDGLRHRNTASVAAPSTTPAGMQQPQQEWDLTNGQFPVWANQNPGADPVTQQLLWWQQTYAQQYWAQYMHHISNGQQYLSPTAPAVSTPVVSPPPPPAAPAEINRPQQEQVQRRPPLPQVGGVAQEDDDDGARQARDWLDWVYITSRMAILLGVMYYYSSLPRFMLVTLIVAGIYFYQKALHQRRNAVDRNREIIANAAAAAEVAANREVIENAEQVAGLDGAEAIPNNPLGAEVDPRQTNTATDRVQPAPATVSGFNVALNLLVGFFTSLIPEVPAPEALN is encoded by the exons ATGCCACCAGTCACTCTGGTCATAAAAACTCCTAGCCTAAAGCTATCAGATGTGGTTTACAGCGGTGAATCAACGAGTAGTGTCAATCAGCTGAAGATCTATCTGCAAAACCAATATCCATCAAAGCCA AAACCAGAAGAGCAAAGGTTGATTTATCAAGGTAAACTTCTGCGAGACAATGAGATCTTCCAGGACTTCCTGAGAGATCTTGACCATGAACAGACACATACACTACATTTAGTGTACACATTAAAACGAACTCCATCAGCTGAAAACCGTGAACAAGTTGACACAACAAAT gCTGGCATTTCTAATGTCGTTGAAGACGGATTAAGACATCGCAATACAGCTAGTGTTGCAGCGCCCTCAACGACCCCAGCAGGGATGCAACAGCCACAACAAGAATGGGATTTAACTAACGGACAATTCCCTGTATGGGCCAATCAAAATCCAGGAGCTGACCCAGTCACACAGCAACTTCTATGGTGGCAACAAACGTACGCTCAACAATATTGGGCGCAGTACATGCATCACATCAGCAATGGCCAACAATATTTGAGTCCTACTGCTCCTGCCGTTTCTACGCCGGTCGTttcaccacctcctcctcccgcAGCCCCTGCTGAAATCAACCGACCACAGCAAGAGCAGGTACAGAGACGTCCTCCACTGCCCCAAGTTGGCGGTGTTGCCCAAGAGGATGATGACGATGGTGCCAGACAAGCTCGTGATTGGCTTGATTGGGTTTATATCACTTCGCGGATGGCTATACTGCTTGGAGTTATGTATTACTACTCTTCATTGCCTCGCTTCATGTTAGTTACCCTTATCGTCGCGGGTATTTATTTCTACCAAAAAGCTCTCCATCAAAGACGAAACGCTGTCGACCGCAATAGAGAAATCATCGCCaatgcggctgctgctgctgaggtgGCGGCTAATAGAGAAGTCATTGAGAACGCTGAGCAAGTGGCTGGTCTTGATGGAGCTGAAGCAATACCAAACAATCCTTTGGGTGCTGAAGTTGATCCCCGACAGACTAATACGGCGACGGACAGAGTTCAACCAGCACCTGCCACTGTCAGCGGCTTCAACGTGGCCCTAAACCTGTTGGTCGGTTTTTTCACATCGCTGATACCCGAAGTTCCTGCTCCAGAAGCTCTTAATTAA
- the LOC124328702 gene encoding ATP-dependent RNA helicase DHX30-like, whose product MFRFCAADVLNWNQKNVISRCLIVSNYNCLRVRLCHAPRLGETIHHHETKGRNLHPKPARSVVNETFQSISQKLKLPFLKPVYTTIPIHGESRAFKTVLTLKWPEKQSFEAIGKNKRELEELVAKQALTALQDSNIISATGKLVCELNTHKTFVPPNSDEPTQPSVTENEEEFAAIEATFPNYKSTLLNCFMKISNHMKDANFIARPTFKHLKRKTNSKWQASYNLKWPEAKEFSGEGTTRAEAEKRAILSALNWLTTNNHLHKDGYPNLYSKEELQELKKNTSNPASVKLSPVLVEELEEVLNDFKILKPLLDENRAVFEREIAARNLIREDEEGIEEVEEELELEESLGNLPISSTNEWKCDDNQEVPVDPLTGRRLPVLSPTEIKKRCDELYRSAQMRLVEKSGPVIPHLPIAEKRDEILDLIEKNRVVVLSGDTGCGKSTQMPQYLLDSYALKHRGTDCNIIVTQPRRLAALSLAQTVAGHRGEKVGDSVGYQVRLNSVLPSQKQGRILFCSTGILLRRLQACPNMLGISHLIIDEVHERDCLTDFTLVIIKDLLRTNPLLKVILMSASLNADLLSRYFDSAPLTHVSGRAFPVQKRFLSEIRQLTQSFGSRINNAVTLKPMVDQDLLVKLVRHIDLNKPSQGSILVFLPGWADIKNLHSKLKEFYPSEETHWILPVHSRLSQTEQERIFDRPPEGVRKIVLATNIAETSLTIPDCVYVIDPGVHKELRYNSQRGTAVMENQWVSKANVQQRAGRAGRVQPGESFHLYSQEKFEEMEPFPQAEILRIPLEKVVMDIKAYDENLKSVDFLSRTLEPPTHRSIYDAIQELQSIGALDEYERLTPLGRRIAQFSTHPRLAKSLVFATLFRCLDPVASIVAGLSSAREGWSVESTVEKQRQVIRQAKNRFHSTSDHLALANLVKQFRNQRGRYEVDEFCDQFRANPKSLYFLRGVRSLLVDHLKDANLLSDRQDADSTRHPVNMYADNEEMVKAALLMGFGDRILRVRRGRMIKGMIRSNETVILSEKHGPVHIVPDSVNADVKRINSDFVFYFNGIFSTERRAFVVRDTTQISNIATLLTAGKSIANDNLNSRNDSVNIVVDGSRNLKFACLSRESELLMGLRYSLGETCDFLLRTAGSRQTNDVAATVGKFHGRQIELLSRLLSPKDDFE is encoded by the exons ATGTTTCGCTTTTGTGCCGCCGATGTACTTAATTGGAATCAGAAAAATGTGATTTCTCGGTGTCTAATCGTGTCTAATTATAATTGTCTGCGAGTTCGTTTATGTCATGCACCGAGACTGGGAGAAACAATCCACCATCATGAGACGAAGG GGCGGAATTTACACCCGAAACCTGCGCGAAGTGTTGTCaacgaaacatttcaatcaatttcccAAAAGCTAAAACTACCCTTTCTTAAGCCAGTTTACACAACCATTCCCATCCATGGAGAAAGCAGAGCATTTAAAACAGTTTTGACACTTAAATGGCCTGAAAAACAAAG ttttgaagcaATAGGGAAAAACAAGAGAGAGTTAGAAGAATTAGTTGCGAAACAAGCATTGACTGCTTTGCAAGATTCTAATATCATTTCAGCTACAGGAAAGCTAGTGTGTGAGCTCAACACTCACAAGACTTTTGTGCCTCCCAACAGTGATGAACCAACCCAACCTTCTGTTACTGAAAACGAAGAag AGTTTGCAGCTATTGAGGCCACATTTCCTAACTACAAATCAACTTTGCTTAATTGCTtcatgaaaatttcaaatcacaTGAAAGACGCCAATTTTATCGCTCGCCCGacatttaaacatttaaaaaggaaaacaaactcGAAATGGCAAGCAAGCTATAACTTGAAATGGCCCGAGGCAAAGGAGTTTTCGGGAGAGGGAACTACCCGTGCCGAAGCTGAAAA ACGTGCCATACTTTCTGCTTTAAATTGGTTGACGACAAACAATCACTTACACAAAGATGGTTATCCGAATTTATATTCCAAGGAAGAG ctccaggaattgaaaaaaaatacaagcaaTCCAGCTTCAGTTAAATTATCTCCAGTATTAGTAGAAGAGCTAGAAGAAGTGTTGaacgatttcaaaattttaaaacctcTGCTAGACGAAAATCGAGCAGTCTTTGAACGGGAAATTGCCGCCAGGAACTTGATtcgagaagatgaagaaggaaTAGAGGAAGTAGAGGAAGAACTCGAGCTAGAAGAATCTTTAGGCAATTTACCCATTTCGTCAACTAACGAATGGAAATGTGATGATAACCAGGAAGTCCCAGTAGATCCACTTACAGGACGAAGACTTCCGGTATTAAGTCcaacagaaattaaaaaacgatGTGATGAGTTGTACCGTAGTGCACAAATGAGACTAGTAGAAAAATCCGGTCCAGTTATTCCTCATCTTCCAATTGCGGAAAAGCGTGATGAAATTCtagatttaattgaaaaaaatcgcgTCGTTGTGCTAAGCGGAGATACTGGATGTGGAAAAAGCACACAGATGCCCCAGTATTTGCTGGATTCGTATGCACTCAAGCATCGTGGCACTGACTGCAATATTATCGTAACACAGCCACGTCGCTTGGCCGCTCTTTCGTTAGCGCAAACTGTCGCAGGTCATCGCGGAGAAAAA GTTGGTGATAGCGTCGGTTACCAAGTACGATTAAACTCAGTGCTTCCCAGTCAAAAACAGGGTCGCATACTCTTCTGTTCGACTGGCATTCTTCTCCGAAGACTTCAAGCTTGTCCGAATATGTTAGGCATATCCCATTTAATTATCGATGAAGTCCATGAACGAGACTGTTTGACCGATTTCACGTTAGTCATCATCAAAGATCTTTTGCGAACAAATCCTTTGTTAAAG GTAATACTGATGAGCGCGTCGCTAAATGCGGACTTGCTGTCGCGCTACTTTGATTCAGCGCCACTTACTCACGTCAGTGGAAGGGCTTTCCCTGTACAAAAACGCTTTTTATCTGAAATCAGACAGTTGACCCAAAGTTTTGGAAGTAGAATAAATAATGCCGTAACCCTGAAACCCATGGTCGACCAAGATTTACTAGTCAAACTGGTTCGCCACATTGACCTTAACAAACCTTCTCAAGGCTCGATTTTGGTTTTCCTACCGGGTTGGGCTGACATTAAAAACCTGCACTCTAAATTAAAG GAGTTTTATCCGAGCGAGGAAACTCACTGGATTTTACCGGTCCACTCAAGACTTTCACAAACTGAACAGGAACGGATATTTGATCGCCCCCCTGAAGGTGTCAGAAAAATTGTTCTGGCCACTAATATAGCTGAAACTAGTTTAACG ATTCCGGATTGTGTCTACGTGATAGATCCAGGGGTTCATAAAGAGCTAAG atacaATTCTCAGCGTGGTACAGCTGTTATGGAGAATCAGTGGGTATCCAAAGCCAATGTTCAGCAGAGAGCGGGGCGCGCTGGACGTGTTCAACCAGGAGAATCATTCCATCTATACTCACAAGAGAAGTTTGAAGAAATGGAGCCTTTCCCCCAGGCAGAAATTCTCCGAATTCCGCTCGAGAAGGTAGTCATGGACATTAAG GCGTATGATGAAAATCTGAAATCAGTTGATTTCTTAAGCCGGACATTGGAACCTCCTACACATCGTTCGATCTACGACGCAATTCAAGAATTGCAGTCAATCGGTGCGTTGGACGAATACGAACGCCTTACACCACTGGGACGACGTATCGCCCAGTTTTCCACGCATCCTCGTTTGGCCAAATCACTAGTCTTTGCAACTCTTTTCCGCTGTCTCGATCCAGTTGCATCAATCGTGGCTGGCCTTAGTTCAGCTCGTGAGGGCTGGTCTGTGGAATCCACTGTCGAAAAACAACGACAAGTTATTCGGCAAGCCAAAAATCGGTTTCATTCAACAAGCGACCACCTGGCTTTGGCCAATTTAGTGAAACAGTTTCGTAACCAACGTGGTCGATATGAAGTTGATGAATTCTGCGATCAATTTCGAGCTAATCCCAAATCACTTTATTTTCTCAGAG GTGTTAGAAGTTTGTTAGTAGACCATTTAAAGGATGCGAATTTACTAAGTGATAGGCAGGACGCCGATTCTACTCGTCACCCGGTGAACATGTACGCGGACAATGAAGAAATGGTCAAAGCGGCTCTCCTTATGGGATTCGGCGATCGAATTCTCAGAGTACGTAGAGGAAGAATGATAAAAGGAATGATCAGATCCAATGAAACCGTCATTTTGAGCGA GAAGCATGGACCGGTTCATATTGTGCCAGATTCAGTCAACGCTGACGTTAAGAGAATTAATTCCGATTTTGTCTTCTATTTCAATGGCATTTTTTCAACGGAACGTAGAGCTTTTG TCGTACGAGATACAACCCAGATATCGAACATAGCTACGTTGCTGACTGCTGGAAAGTCGATTGCAAACGACAATTTAAACTCACGAAATGATTCTGTAAATATCGTTGTTGACGGTAGCAGAAACCTGAAGTTTGCTTGTTTGTCAAG GGAATCGGAGCTTTTAATGGGCCTTCGATACTCTTTGGGTGAAACCTGTGATTTTCTACTGCGGACTGCTGGATCACGACAAACGAATGATGTTGCTGCAACTGTAGGAAAATTTCATGGGCGACAGATTGAATTGCTTTCACGTTTGTTGTCACCAAAGGACGACTTTGAGTAA
- the LOC124328739 gene encoding uncharacterized protein LOC124328739 isoform X1: MLSVICYKSTIKMSTKSLDLSLPLSNRQQFSNNVELSSLQLTKEHLKTKLDFSKIQCYEELGAKLIEDRLLLTALELYAELGEAGHEILCLKQFFSNPGNFEKSAKASGMLVRSMSQTTLDSLDFAPISEDGDRAGGDRVAVLEFELRKAKETITALRENLTQQVELENASTRSETESTSSQNNLVTHHSTPEPMKAYEQRAINFLVHEYLLTHGYRLTSITFADENTDQDFEHWDDVGLNMERPADLLTMYRHRFRPACPAQIAQTEDVETQTEDSSNDSSDLTMQLGGSAEESGNNSYDVSSLPSSTKPEVKVVSVPTHDIRDSMITKTSSFNTFHPNLEKPSTVSVATLPTPVMATRFDPHYIPPAFPQQVQLQNSARALKEELQQGVEDVCQKFNSFFNKPPSLPGSSISKPMGFTHVKTPDRTSFSLFNTK, from the exons ATGCTGTCAGTCATTTGCTATAAGTCTACCAT AAAGATGTCGACCAAGAGCCTGGATTTAAGCTTGCCACTTAGCAACAGACAGCAATTCAGCAATAACGTTGAGTTGTCTTCCCTCCAATTAACAAAGGAACACCTTAAAACAAAGCTTGATTTCAGTAAAATTCAATGCTATGAAGAACTTGGGgcaaaattaattgaagatAGACTATTGTTAACAGCACTTGAGCTCTATGCTGAACTG GGTGAGGCAGGTCATGAAATCTTATGCCTAAAGCAATTTTTCTCCAATccaggaaattttgaaaaatctgcTAAAGCCTCTGGAATGCTTG TACGATCCATGAGTCAAACCACTCTGGATTCCTTGGACTTTGCTCCAATTTCGGAGGATGGTGATAGAGCTGGAGGAGACCGTGTAGCTGTTTTAGAATTTGAGCTGCGTAAAGCTAAGGAGACTATCACCGCTTTACGAGAAAACCTAACTCAACAAGTTGAACTTGAGAATGCTAGCACTCGAAGCGAAACAGAGAGCACAAGCAGTCAAAATAATCTCGTCACACACCACAGTACACCAGAACCCATGAAAGCGTACGAACAACGAGCCATTAATTTTCTAGTTCACGAATATTTACTTACTCATGGCTACCGGCTAACTTCAATTACATTTGCTGATGAAAATACTGATCAG gaTTTTGAGCATTGGGACGACGTTGGATTGAATATGGAACGTCCAGCAGACTTATTAACAATGTATCGCCATCGTTTTCGACCGGCCTGCCCGGCTCAAATAGCCCAAACTGAAGATGTAGAGACGCAAACAGAAGACTCGTCTAATGATTCATCTGACCTAACCATGCAGTTAGGCGGAAGCGCCGAAGAAAGCGGTAATAACAGCTATGACGTATCGTCACTCCCATCAAGTACAAAACCTGAGGTCAAAGTTGTTTCCGTCCCGACCCATGATATTCGCGATTCAATGATAACCAAAACTTCGTCTTTTAACACTTTTCACCCTAATCTTGAAAAACCTTCTACTGTTTCGGTAGCTACTTTGCCGACGCCGGTAATGGCAACGCGTTTTGATCCTCATTATATCCCTCCGGCTTTTCCCCAACAAGTCCAACTACAAAACTCGGCTCGAGCATTGAAAGAGGAATTGCAACAAGGTGTCGAAGATGTCTGCCAAAAATTTAATAGTTTTTTCAATAAGCCTCCTTCTTTACCTGGCAGTTCTATAAGCAAGCCCATGGGATTCACCCACGTTAAAACACCTGATCGTACatcgttttctctctttaaCACTAAATAG
- the LOC124328739 gene encoding uncharacterized protein LOC124328739 isoform X2, with protein MSTKSLDLSLPLSNRQQFSNNVELSSLQLTKEHLKTKLDFSKIQCYEELGAKLIEDRLLLTALELYAELGEAGHEILCLKQFFSNPGNFEKSAKASGMLVRSMSQTTLDSLDFAPISEDGDRAGGDRVAVLEFELRKAKETITALRENLTQQVELENASTRSETESTSSQNNLVTHHSTPEPMKAYEQRAINFLVHEYLLTHGYRLTSITFADENTDQDFEHWDDVGLNMERPADLLTMYRHRFRPACPAQIAQTEDVETQTEDSSNDSSDLTMQLGGSAEESGNNSYDVSSLPSSTKPEVKVVSVPTHDIRDSMITKTSSFNTFHPNLEKPSTVSVATLPTPVMATRFDPHYIPPAFPQQVQLQNSARALKEELQQGVEDVCQKFNSFFNKPPSLPGSSISKPMGFTHVKTPDRTSFSLFNTK; from the exons ATGTCGACCAAGAGCCTGGATTTAAGCTTGCCACTTAGCAACAGACAGCAATTCAGCAATAACGTTGAGTTGTCTTCCCTCCAATTAACAAAGGAACACCTTAAAACAAAGCTTGATTTCAGTAAAATTCAATGCTATGAAGAACTTGGGgcaaaattaattgaagatAGACTATTGTTAACAGCACTTGAGCTCTATGCTGAACTG GGTGAGGCAGGTCATGAAATCTTATGCCTAAAGCAATTTTTCTCCAATccaggaaattttgaaaaatctgcTAAAGCCTCTGGAATGCTTG TACGATCCATGAGTCAAACCACTCTGGATTCCTTGGACTTTGCTCCAATTTCGGAGGATGGTGATAGAGCTGGAGGAGACCGTGTAGCTGTTTTAGAATTTGAGCTGCGTAAAGCTAAGGAGACTATCACCGCTTTACGAGAAAACCTAACTCAACAAGTTGAACTTGAGAATGCTAGCACTCGAAGCGAAACAGAGAGCACAAGCAGTCAAAATAATCTCGTCACACACCACAGTACACCAGAACCCATGAAAGCGTACGAACAACGAGCCATTAATTTTCTAGTTCACGAATATTTACTTACTCATGGCTACCGGCTAACTTCAATTACATTTGCTGATGAAAATACTGATCAG gaTTTTGAGCATTGGGACGACGTTGGATTGAATATGGAACGTCCAGCAGACTTATTAACAATGTATCGCCATCGTTTTCGACCGGCCTGCCCGGCTCAAATAGCCCAAACTGAAGATGTAGAGACGCAAACAGAAGACTCGTCTAATGATTCATCTGACCTAACCATGCAGTTAGGCGGAAGCGCCGAAGAAAGCGGTAATAACAGCTATGACGTATCGTCACTCCCATCAAGTACAAAACCTGAGGTCAAAGTTGTTTCCGTCCCGACCCATGATATTCGCGATTCAATGATAACCAAAACTTCGTCTTTTAACACTTTTCACCCTAATCTTGAAAAACCTTCTACTGTTTCGGTAGCTACTTTGCCGACGCCGGTAATGGCAACGCGTTTTGATCCTCATTATATCCCTCCGGCTTTTCCCCAACAAGTCCAACTACAAAACTCGGCTCGAGCATTGAAAGAGGAATTGCAACAAGGTGTCGAAGATGTCTGCCAAAAATTTAATAGTTTTTTCAATAAGCCTCCTTCTTTACCTGGCAGTTCTATAAGCAAGCCCATGGGATTCACCCACGTTAAAACACCTGATCGTACatcgttttctctctttaaCACTAAATAG
- the LOC124328770 gene encoding geminin-like, producing the protein MSKHQSSLAFKENSLPKGIPPTTLEDSADMDEVFAAQRVTLQTLQPSAKTKGLVGSHGQIIHHGKDLKSKQKTQSIQGKIQVFEDKTSNTGPKKNMVEDRGVQTDPIELEESKSKTAENDIDVEYYSTMAERRRVALSEALEENEHLHLEVDSLKTEINALKAENSVLKPLAEEAEYLAGVIKGLLGSEEEEETTEGATASTSDS; encoded by the exons ATGTCCAAGCATCAATCCTCGTTGGCTTTTAAAGAGAACAGTTTACCAAAAGGGATTCCACCTACGACACTTGAAGATTCAGCCGACATGGACGAG GTTTTTGCTGCACAACGAGTTACATTGCAAACCTTGCAGCCATCAGCTAAAACTAAGGGACTAGTAGGTTCTCATGGTCAAATTATTCATCATGGAAAGGATCTTAaatcaaaacagaaaacacaGTCAATTCAAGGAAAGATCCAGGTGTTTGAAGACAAGACCAGTAATACAGGACccaaaaagaatatggtggagGATCGAGGTGTTCAGACAGATCCAATTGAACTGGAAGAATCCAAATCTAAAACTGCTG AGAATGACATTGATGTTGAATACTACAGTACAATggctgaaagaagaagagtcgcTTTATCTGAAGCTTTGGAGGAAAATGAACATCTGCATTTAGAAGTTGACAGTctcaaaacagaaataaatgcTCTCAAAGCTGAGAATAGTGTCCTCAAACCTTTGGCTGAAGAGGCTGAATATCTGGCTGGTGTGATTAAG ggGCTTTTGGGCtcggaagaagaggaagaaaccaCTGAAGGTGCCACTGCCAGCACAAGTGATAGTTGA
- the LOC124328713 gene encoding uncharacterized protein LOC124328713 produces MTLPKRDGEQEELNKGGKSQVIYCNKTTYTRQHAPVMMMSTTHASSADPAAVPTTPLARPLRTLNNINSAPHVIQLHPNNSPKLSGKRKTAVELLEESKAFYVKTERILDRKQELPHYSPGDRLLLLQHHPNRSPMLSLPSARIREHHHVFPAVTAAMTTLLPHHQFHLQQQQQQENTTTAANSEPIGVYGNGSGSGGTRTREGYYTTPPVEKRRLSIRKDNPLPLNVTAVKRFLSRPGSTEENLQVRKLVPSKSTCRLIGFFESSAGKTGTLTSSSSGGGGSSGGLSPNGGASNKKMRTRITFSEVLPCICQSNQPPELPHRMNKNNPSPPPPIPPKSPALNAKLRLLSQEQSLHQITPAAAGGRVNSFSVASGSKPPPRQPHQPPSLTLPPQSAVVAVMKSQAATFRRIQSEEAPTSLMILPVSEAVQTQRNLLLRNPILHKSLPDLNSPKNAKRGRGGGVRGGKIRSASTDLESCSDGESGGSSRMSRSSSVHLDSGSNSSDESSNESETPFSRPDAGGRGSVGASRSERATTSDYASRSPSFKYETTSLVQTSQTWTLPPPWQDDSGVDPSAAESSTVELPAPDQVRRKAILRSKSDVGPSRFAPDLLPAVPPEFTGDVPLDLDQFFDTIGQHGKLSSVEVMIDNSGRSSPVYFSSVSSVDSYCKRRHVDNLYESSDSEDMAATLQRRLLGSQPGMGEPSIVERNARIIKWLIKCRNVPVVSQASFPSSGSTGQLSKLAGAVAAAAHPHPPPLLSMLPPPRSSSAHMPGKPVVAAPQPAYYGQSTRL; encoded by the exons ATGACCTTACCAAAAAGAGATGGAGAACAAGAAGAGTTGAATAAAGGAGGAAAAAGTCAAGTCATTTATTGCAACAAAACAACGTACACAAGACAACACGCCCccgtgatgatgatgtcgaCGACGCATGCGTCCTCGGCCGACCCCGCAGCTGTCCCGACGACTCCTCTGGCACGACCACTGCGGACGCTCAATAATATCAACTCGGCTCCTCACGTGATCCAGCTGCATCCCAACAACTCTCCCAAACTCTCGG GAAAACGGAAAACGGCCGTGGAATTGCTGGAAGAGTCGAAAGCCTTTTACGTCAAAACGGAGCGGATACTGGATCGAAAACAGGAGCTGCCGCACTACAGTCCGGGCGACCGGCTGCTATTGCTGCAGCACCACCCCAACCGCTCGCCCATGCTGAGCTTGCCGTCGGCCCGCATCCGTGAGCACCATCACGTGTTTCCGGCCGTGACGGCGGCCATGACGACACTTCTTCCGCACCATCAGTTCcacctccagcagcagcagcagcaggaaaaCACCACCACGGCCGCCAACAGCGAGCCCATTGGGGTCTACGGAAATGGAAGCGGCTCCGGCGGCACCCGAACGCGCGAGGGCTACTACACGACGCCGCCGGTCGAGAAACGACGCCTGTCCATCCGCAAAGACAATCCACTGCCACTGAATGTGACAGCCGTCAAACGCTTTCTCAGCCGGCCCGGATCGACGGAGGAGAACCTCCAAGTCCGCAAGCTGGTGCCTTCGAAAAGCACTTGCCGCCTGATTGGCTTTTTCGAATCGTCGGCCGGCAAAACGGGGACATTGACGTCGTCTTCCAGCGGAGGAGGCGGAAGCAGCGGAGGCCTCAGCCCCAACGGAGGAGCCAGCAACAAGAAAATGAGGACGCGCATCACTTTCTCCGAAGTGTTGCCGTGCATTTGTCAGAGCAATCAGCCGCCCGAGTTGCCGCACCGCATGAACAAAAACAATCCATCACCTCCTCCGCCCATTCCGCCCAAAAGTCCGGCGCTCAACGCCAAACTTCGGCTGCTAAGTCAAGAGCAAAGTCTTCACCAAATCACGCCGGCCGCCGCTGGCGGACGCGTCAACTCTTTTTCGGTCGCTTCCGGATCGAAACCGCCGCCGCGCCAGCCGCACCAGCCGCCATCGTTGACTCTGCCGCCGCAATCCGCCGTTGTCGCCGTTATGAAGTCGCAGGCGGCCACTTTTCGGCGCATTCAGAGCGAGGAAGCGCCGACCAGTCTGATGATCCTGCCCGTCTCGGAAGCGGTTCAAACGCAGCGCAATCTGCTCCTCCGCAATCCCATCTTGCACAAATCGCTTCCGGATTTGAACTCGCCCAAGAACGCCAAGCGCGGACGAGGTGGAGGAGTGCGCGGTGGCAAAATCCGTTCGGCTTCCACCGACCTGGAAAGTTGCAGCGACGGCGAATCCGGCGGAAGTAGCCGGATGagtcgcagcagcagcgttCACTTGGATTCGGGATCCAACAGCTCTGATGAGTCTTCCAATGAAAGCGAAACTCCGTTCAGTCGGCCAGACGCTGGCGGCCGAGGAAGTGTCGGGGCCAGCCGGAGCGAACGGGCCACCACCTCCGACTACGCCAGTCGTTCGCCCAGTTTCAAATACGAAACTACCAGTCTTGTCCAG ACTAGTCAAACCTGGACTCTGCCTCCGCCCTGGCAGGACGATAGCGGAGTGGATCCATCGGCGGCCGAGAGCTCCACCGTCGAACTGCCGGCCCCCGATCAAGTGAGGCGCAAAGCGATTCTGCGCTCCAAATCGGATGTCGGCCCATCTCGTTTCGCCCCTGACCTGCTTCCGGCCGTTCCGCCGGAATTCACCGGTGACGTTCCGCTGGACTTGGACCAATTTTTCGACACCATCGGCCAGCACGGGAAATTGTCGTCTGTGGAAGTGATGATCGACAATTCCGGCCGATCGTCGCCCGTCTATTTCTCGAGCGTCAGTTCGGTCGACTCTTATTGCAAGCGACGCCACGTGGACAATTTGTACGAGAGTAGCGACTCGGAAGACATGGCCGCCACTCTCCAGCGACGCTTGTtag GGAGTCAACCGGGAATGGGCGAGCCGTCGATCGTGGAACGCAACGCTCGAATCATCAAATGGCTCATCAAGTGTCGCAACGTGCCGGTCGTCAGCCAGGCCTCGTTTCCTTCTTCCGGTTCGACCGGTCAGCTGTCCAAATTGGCTGGTGCTGTGGCTGCTGCCGCTCATCCTCATCCTCCGCCGCTGTTATCCATGCTGCCGCCACCTCGCAGCAGTAGCGCTCACATGCCCGGCAAGCCGGTCGTCGCCGCACCACAACCAGCCTATTACGGACAGAGCACACGATTGTAG